Below is a genomic region from Neisseria zoodegmatis.
TGTTGCTCGTTTTATTAATGGCTTCACTGATATACACCCAAACCTCATCACCTTTGATTTCGGTGTTGTATTGGCTGGCTTTATTCAAACCCAATAAAATGCGTGCACGATTATCGTTTTGCGCCGCAGTAATTTGATTCAATAAAGGATCTGCATATTCCAAAACCGGTTGCGGCAGTTGGATGGAGGTGCCGGCGAAGTCCAGTGCAATACGCGCAGGAGTGCTGGTTACAAAGCCGCGAGGAGCGGTAACGTCTTTATCGAATTTGATTTTGATAATTTTTTGATTGTCAGGCAGAGAGGATACGTTGATATCAGTAATATTGCCTGCGCAGGCCGTCTGAACGGCAAAGCCGATGGTGATGGCTGAAAAAATCTTTGTAATGTTGCGTGAGTTCATAACTAATGCCCCTTAATTGTTGTTTTGAGCGGCGTCACGGTTATTGTCTGAGCTGCTCAATAATAGTTCTGCTTTACGGTATGTCCAATTTCCATTGCTGTCTTCGACTAATTCGGTAATTAAAATCTTATCCGCAATGATAGATTGGATACGTCCGTGGTTTTGGCCGATATAGTTGCCGGGGAGTACGGTATAAACATGTCCATTGGCTTCGATATAGCCCGAAGTTTGTTTGCCTTTAGTCAGGCTGCCGACATATTTGAGATTCTCTAAACTGAAGCTTTCGAGAATTTCTTTAGGTCTGTTGTTGTTAGGTGCATTTGCTCCCTGCTGCATGGCAATCAGCCGTTTGCTGTCAAAAGCGTTAAGCCCGTTAAAATTGGGTGTTGTATAAGTTTTGGCCTGAATGGCAGCAGGTGCTTCAAAAGGAATAATTTTTGATTTGGCCTGTTGCCGTGTTTCTTTCATCCATTGGCTTAAGTCATCATGAGACGATGTGCAGGCGGAAGCAGCCAATATGCCTGCGAGTAGTAGTGTTTTTTTCATAATGTTGCTCTCAGGGGTTATTGGGAAGCCTGTGCTTCGCTTGCAGCTTTGGCGGCTTCTAATTCTGCGGCCACTTCTTCAGCCGGACGGGCTTTGTAAGTGTTGGCGGTAGCGCTAAGTGTCAGTAAATTGCTTTTATCGTCTTTGGCGCTGCTTATTTTCAAGGATTCCAAAGTAATGATGCGGGAAAGTTTGCCGACATCACGGGCAAATTGACTGATTTGGTTGTATTTGCCTGTAATTGCAATCTCATAAGGTAGCGCTTGGATGGGGCCGTCGTTTACAGGTGCTTGCGGAACAACACTATCCATACGCAAACCATTGGTTGCACCGGCTTGATGCAGTTCTTGAACCAGATTAGGGATTTCTGCATCGGTAGGAAGCTGTTTAAGCAATACATTGAATGAAGAGCGGATGGCCGCTAATTCCTCTTTCAAGTTATCGAGGTTGGCAGCTTCAATGCTTTTTTGAGTATAGGTTTGTTTTAACTCGGCTTCTTTTGCAACGGCATTATCTAATGTTTCCAACTGATTGCTGAAAAGAGCCAAATAGCTGATGACTAAAACACCTATTACTACCAAACATGCCAATACCAGTTTGGCCGGCATACTTAATAAATGCAGGGTTTTGGTATCAATATTTTTAAGTGTTTTTGCTGCCATGTTATTTCCCTTCTGCGCCGGATTCTGTGCTGTTATTGCTTTGAACGGCAGGAGCAGAAGCATCCGGTAATGTGTAATAAGACTGATTCAAGAGCACTTTTAGGGTGAATTCTTGTGCATTATCCACTTTTTTAATATTGACCAATTCCGGCTGCATAAAGATGCCTGTGCTGGGTATGGATCGCATAAACATAGCAATCTTGTTGTCGCTGGTTGCTTTGCCGCTGATGTTGTATGTAGTTGCATTCTCAGCGGTAATGGCGGTCAGGTAAGTACCTTCCGGAATCAACACGTTTAAAGTATCGATAATTTGCGCAGCTTGGAATCGTTTCTCTTGGAGCTCTTCAACTTTTTGTTTTCTAGCCAAGAATTCTTCTTTTTCTTTCTTCAGCTTATTGATCTCAAGCAGATTTTGATCAAGCTTGGTAATTTCTTCGGAAAGATAGCTGTTTCTTTCTTCTTGGCTGCTGATGGCGCGGTTAATGCCGAAATAAGCCAATGCCGAAAGGCCGATACCGGTCAGTAATGCGAGCAACATCAGAGATTTGAAGTTTTGCTTTTGTTTTTGCTGAATCTCTTCACGATAGGGAAGGAGATTGATTTTGGTTAGTTCAATCATATTAAAGCCCCCTTAATGCCAAACCGAAGGCAAGAGTTAATGTTGATGCGTCTATTTGTAGTTGTGATATGTCGACTTTACTGCTGTTGCTTGCATATAAAATCGGATGAATGCACTCGGTGGCCGTATTGGTATGTGAGAAAATAGTTTCAGCCAATCCGGGTTGCTGCGCCGCCGTACCAGTCAATAAAATGTGTTTGACGTTGGAATATTGGTCGCTGGGCTGGGTGGTGTAGTAAAATTGCAATACACGCTGAATTTCTTGGGCAACCTGAATGTTGAAACGGTCTGCTACTGCCGATTGGTAATCGGAAGGTTTGGTGGTTGCATTCATCATTTGCGCAGCTTTTTCTTCGGTAACCTGATAGGTACGTTGAATGAGCTGGTTGAGCTGTTCGGTGCTAACAGCAGTTTCCTGTTTGTAGAGAATCTGGCCGTTTTGCGTAATCACAGCATACATTTGAGTAGCATGAATGCCGAAAATGGCAATTTTTTCATGCTCTAATTCCGGTGCATGTTGATTGATCCAAAAAGAGAAGGCGTTGTTTTGTGCAAACAAATCAATGTCTAGTGCCGATAAGGGCATGTCTGCATTGTTGAAGGCTTCGATGCGCGGTTCAACGTCATCTTTTTTGGCTGCGGTAAGGAGTACCTTGGTGCCGGCCGGGACGACTGAAGTGCCGATCGGATGGTAATCAAAATTCATCTCTTCAATCGGTGCGATTTGTGAAACTTCAAACTCGGCAAAGCCGTCCAAGTCTAGATCCGAATCTTTTTCGTTATAGACAACTGTTTCGATGGTTACCAAGCTTTGCGGCAGAGCTGCGACGAAATTCTTTGACGAGCTGTTGAGCTGTGTATAAGAATGTTGCAGATATGTAACAAGTTGATCGTAATCTTGAATTTTGTTGCCTTTAACAATATTTTTAGGCAGTTTGGTAATAACGTATTTTTCCAATTGAATTTGGTTTAAACTACGGCCTGACAGTTGTACCATCTTAATGGCATGTTGCCCGATATCGATGCCGACAGCGGAACGGTGGGTAAGATTGGATGACGTTTTACTATTTGTATTGTTTTGCTTTTTTGTTAATCGCATAATGTAACGCCTTGTGCTTTTGAGAAGAGTAACAGTTTTTATCCGTAACGGATTTCTTCATGGTTGACACAAAAAATAACTGTGTGTTGATGAAATCTTTAGCTATTTTACTTTATTTAATGCTTTTAATGGCAACTTTATTAATTAGTCATGATTAAAAAAATTATAACGACCTGTATTGGTTTGGTTTTAGGTTTATTACTCTTTGTGGTAGGTTTGGTTGCAATCGCTATTCTGATTACATACCCGAAGCTGCCTTCTTTGGAAGCTGTGCAGCACTACCAGCCGAAAATGCCGCTGACGGTTTATTCTTCAGACGGTGAGGTTATCGGTGTGTATGGAGAGGAACGGCGCTCGTTTACCAAAATCAGTGATTTCCCCAAAGTATTAAAAGATGCTGTGCTGGCCGCAGAAGACAAGCGGTTTTATGACCATTGGGGCGTGGATGTGATCGGCGTGATGCGCGCGGCTATCGGTAATATGACCGGCGGCGTGCAATCCGGTGCGAGTACGATTACGCAGCAGGTTGCGCGTAATTTTTATTTGAGCAACGAACGTACTTTGACCCGTAAATTCAACGAGGCACTGCTGGCTTATAAAATTGAGAAGTCGCTGACCAAAGATCAGATTTTGGAACTTTATTTCAATCAGATTTATCTTGGTCAGCGTGCTTATGGTTTTGCTGCCGCGTCTAAGATTTACTTTAATAAAGACGTTAAAGATCTGACGCTTGCAGAGGCTACGATTTTGGCCGGTTTGCCCAAAGCGCCTTCGACTTTTAATCCGATTGTGAATCCCGAGCGCGCCAAATTGCGTCAGAAATATATTCTGAACAATATGGTTGACGAGAAGATGATTACAGCAGAAGAGCGCGAAAAAGCTTTGGCTGAAGATTTACACTTTGAGCGTCATGTTCAAAAAATTGATCAAAGCGCTTTATATGTTGCCGAGATGGTACGTCAGGAACTGTATGAAAAGTACGGTGAAGAAGCCTATACGCAAGGCTTTAAGGTTTATACCACGGTAAGCACGGCGCATCAGCGTGTGGCGACGGAAGCGTTGCGTAAAGCTTTGCGTAACTTTGACCAAGGCAGCAGCTATCGAGGTGCGGAGCATTATCTTGACTTAAGCCAAACCGATAATGTGGATGAAACGGTAGGCCAATATCTTTCAACGCTTTATACGGTTGACGGTATGATTCCGGCGGTCGTGTTGAATACATCCAAAAAAGGTGTTGAGATTCAGTTTGCCAGTGGTAACCGCGCAACGTTGAGCACTGCCGAACTTGGTTTTGCTGCGAGATCGGTAAATAACAAAAAAATGGAAGATGCTCAGATTCGCCGTGGTGCTGTGATTCGTGTGAAGAAAAACGGCAAACGTTGGTCTGTCGCTCAGCAGCCTTTGTTGCAAGGTGCTTTGGTGGCGTTGGATGCGAAAACCGGTGCGGTTCGTGCGTTGGTAGGTGGTTACGACTTCCACAGCAAAACATTTAATCGTGCCACGCAGGCGTTGCGCCAGCCCGGTTCGTCGTTCAAACCGTTTGTGTATTCCGCAGGTTTGGCTAAAGGTATGACGATGACGACTCCGCTGAACGATGCGCCGATTTCTCTGCCGGGACAAGGCCGTAATGGTGCTGCTTGGAACCCGAAAAATTCAGACGGCCGCTATGCAGGTTTTATCACGATGCGCCAAGCGCTGACGGCTTCTAAAAATATGGTGTCTATCCGTATTTTGATGGCGATTAAAGTCGATTATGCGCAGGAATACATTCAGCGTTTCGGCTTTAAGCCGTCTGAAATTCCGGCCGGACTCTCCATGGCTTTGGGTACGGGTGAAACGACGCCGATGAAAATGGCGGAAGGTTATACCGTATTTGCCAACGGCGGCTACAAAGTGTCTTCTTATGTGATTGACCGTATTTATGACGGACAAGGCCGCTTGCGCGCTCAAATGCAGCCTTTGGTGGCGGGTGAGAACGCACCTCAAGCGATTGATCCGCGTAACGCTTTCATTATGTATAAGATGATGCAGGATGTGGTGCGTGCGGGTACGGCCACCCGTGCGAGAGCCTTGGGCCGTTCGGACATTGCCGGTAAAACCGGTACTACTAACGACAATAAAGACGCATGGTTCGTAGGCTTTAACCCTGATATTGTTACCGCGGTATATATCGGTTACGACAAACCGCGCAGCATGGGTCGAGCCGGCTACGGTGGTACGATTGCCTTGCCGGTATGGGTGGAATACATGCGTTTCGCGTTGAAAGGCGTGCCGGTAAAAGGCATGAAAGCGCCTGAAGGCTTGGTGACCAAAGGCAACGATTATTTCCTCAAAGAACAGCAAACCACCAATGCCGATCTGCCGCTGGACAACCGTTCAAGCCGTCCGGTGCGTAATGAGGAACGCGATCCCGAAGTAGGGCAAGCCGCCAGACCTGCGGCACAGAAAGCCGATCCTTCCGAGTATGCGCCGATTGAGCAACCAGTTGAACCGCTCAACGGACGCAGCGACAGAGGCGGCAGCGGTAATGCGGCGGGAAGCGGCAACAGCGGTAATAACGCCCGTCCCGAACCGTTGGCTCCGGCAGGTTCGCCTTCACAGCTTGATTCGCTGTTCTGATTTTGCTTGATGTATGATGAAAGGCCGTCTGAAAATATTTTCAGACGGCCTTTGTGTTGATAGCTCGGAAACTCAGAGCTTTTTAAATTCCCAGACGGTGCCGTTTAGATGGAAGCTCAGATAATACTGCTTGCCCACGGCCTCAAGCGTGGCGGTGTGCCAGAAGCGTTTTTGTTGTTTTTCCAACAAGACGAACGAAACGTAATAAGGCTCGGTAATCACCGCATTAACCGAGCGCGCTTTTTCAGCCCATTTGGCGGCAATCGTGGCGGCGTCGGCAAACCGCACCATAGCAAGCGGGCTTAGGTTGGCGGGAATGTTGACTTCGGGCGTGATGCGCATAGTGTCGGTGTAGCGCCATTTTCCGTGTTCGTAGAGATAATGGTCGATTTTTCCGGGGCGGTTGGGGTCTTGTATGTCTAACTCAATGCGCGGGCGGACTCCGCTGAAAAAATCGATGTTTTCAAAAAACATCAGGTCTTTGCCGCGAAATTGAGGCAGGTTTTTCAACGCGGTTTCAGCAGCCTGCAATGCTTCGGCGTTCTCCAAAAAATTACCTTGAACGATCTCGGCTTCCGCTTGAGCGGATTGGGCAGGAATGGGTGTATGAGCGTCGCTTTGATTGCAGCCGTTTAAGGCAAATGCACTCAAACACGCACATAGAATCAGCAATTTAGACGGAAAACGCATGGCGGTAATACTCGAAAAAAGGTAGCCAAAAATAACATTGCAGATAGGAAAACACAAGCCGCAGGCCGGTCGCCCTTGCGTGGCAACGGATGACGGCGGGCGGAGGTTTCGGTATATTGCGCCTTACGTTTCATTTTGTGGTGTACGACGTATGGATTCATCCCGACCTTTGGTCAAAGTAGTGGCCGGTGTGGTGCTTGACCGGCAAGGACGTTATTTGCTGAGTTCCCGACCCGAAGGCAAGCCTTATGCCGGCTATTGGGAGTTTGCCGGCGGTAAGGTAGAGGCGGACGAAACCGAATTTCATGCCTTGCAGCGCGAGTTTGAAGAAGAGTTGGGCATCCGTATCCGGAGCGCGCGCCCGTGGCTGACCAAAATCCACGATTACGAACACGCGCGGGTGCATTTGCGTTTTTTCCGCGTAGAGGCCGACGAATGGTCGGGCGAACCCGAATCGCGCGAAGGGCAGGCGTGGTCGTGGCAGCGTGCGGGAGATTTCGACGTATCGCCCATGCTGCCCGCCAACGGCCCGTTGCTGGCGGCATTGGCCGTACCTACCGAATTGAAAGGCCGTCTGAAAACAGGTTTTTACGGCGAAAACAGCATGGGCGAATACCGTGTTGTGCCGTTTGAATTGGCCGAGCAGCAGCACAAACAGGTGTTGATTGATGAAGAAACCTTGCGTCGTCGAGGCAAGATGCCGCAGGCCGACAGCGTTTGGGTAGTGATTTCGCAGCCGCAGCAATGGCCGTTGGTTCAGGATGCCGATGTAGTGGTGTGGCGCGTGCAGAATGATGATTCTGCCGCCGCATTGTCGGCGGTGCTGGTCGACGGAGTGGGCATGCCGCTGGTGGTGCTGGCAGATGAAGAGCGTGTGAAGCAATGCGGCCGACAATGGCTTGAGCGCGGCGCACACGCCGTATTGATTGATGAAGAAACCGAATGGGCTTGAGGCCGTCTGAAAATGTCTAGTTTAACCCGTCGTCAAAAAATAACCATTGCCGTTTTGCTGCTCGGATTTGCAGCGGTGAAAGTGGCGGCTTTGCTGTGGTGGCAGAGCAAACAGCCCGATATTACGGCCATCCCGCAGGCTGTCTGTAATGTGCATACAGGCTGTACACTGCCGAACGGTGCCGTTGTCAAATTCAGCGACCGGGTGCATGCCAAGCAGCCGTTTGATATCCGCGTGAACAACGTGCCGCCGCAGGTTCAGGAAGTATTTGTGAGCTTTTCGATGAGCGGCATGGACATGGGCTTTAACCGCTACAAACTGGTTCGCCAAGCCGACGGCACATGGGCGGCAAACCAAATCCGCCTGCCCGTATGCGTGCAAAACCGCCATGATTATTTGGCGGATATCCACATCGACGGCGATGTTTTTCAGACGGCCTTTACGGCGGAGTGAGGGTGGCGGGATTGTGTTGAATGATTTGCTGTAAATAAGGTGGAAAAAAAGAGAGTTTGCTTGGGCGTAGATATTTAAAGTATATCGAGGCCGTCTGAAAACATGGCTTTCAGACGGCCTCGGTGTTTTATGGTTGCGGGAATCACGCTTTAAGCATCGGCATCATCAACCAGCCCTGCGGCGGTTTTTTCAGGTGTAAAGCGCACCGATTGGGGGTAGGGGAAGAAGTCGTCGTATTGGCCTTGTTGGAGGCGGTCTTTTTTAGCCTGCCAAAATTCGGCGGTGAGCAAGTCTTTATGGTGCTGCAAAAATACTTGCCGCACATCGGGTTCGCCGAGCAGGAACGGGCCGAACTCTTCGGGGAATACGTCGCCTTTGTTGACGGGGTACCACACTTCGCCCGACATTTCGTATTCGGGGTTGGGGGCGGGCGGGATGTTGCGGAAATTGCAGTCGGTCATGTATTCGATTTCGTCGTAGTCGTAAAAAATCACGCGGCCGAAACGGGTCATGCCGAAGTTTTTATACAGCATGTCGCCGGGGAAGATGTTGGCGGAGGCCAGCTCTTTGAGCGCGTAGCCGTAGTCGATAACGGCAGCGGCTTTGTCGGCAGGCTTGGCTTTCTGCATAAACAGGTTGAGCGGTTTTAAGCGGTATTCGACATAAACGTGTTTGATGATCACCCAGTCGTCGTTTTCTTCAAACTGGCTCGGTGCGAGCGTGCGCATTTCTTCTAAAAACTCTTCGTCGCAGCGCGATTTGGGCAGGGCGACGTTGGCGAACTCGAGCGTATCCGCCATGCGGCCGACGCGGTCGTGTTTTTTCACCAGCAGGTATTTTTGGCGCACATATTCTTGGTCGAAATCTTTGTTCGGGCCGAAGGTGTCTTTAATTACTTTAAACACATAGGGAAACGAGGGCAGGGTAAACACGCTCATCACCAGCCCTTTGATGCCGGGCGCGAGAATGAATTTGTCGTGCGAGTATTCGAGGTGTTGGGCAAATTCGCGCCACCAGATGTTTTTGCCCTGCTTGTGCAGCCCGACCATGGTGTAGAGGTCGCCTTGCGAACGCATCGGCAGCATGTCGCGCAGGAAATGGATGTAGCCGCTGGGCACGGGCATGTCCACCAAAAAATAGGCGCGGGCAAATGAAAACAGCACGGCAATCTGTTGGGCTTCAAACAGGGCGGCATCGACTTTCAGACGGCCTGATTCGTCGTGCAGCACGGCCAAGGCAAAGGGATGGCGCACGCCGCCGTTGATAATTTGGCCGAAAATGTAGGCGGCTTTGTTGCGGTAAAACGGCGAATGCAGCACGCGCACATGCAGGTTCATTTCTTGCGGCGGCCATTCGGCTTGGAAGTGTTTGCGTGCCGCGCGCAGAATGTTGCTGATGTCTTTGCCGAGATGGGCAAACGGCACGTTCCAGCCGAAGTGGTGCAGAATATCGCGCAGGCAGCCGCGTAGCCCTTGTTTGCTGGGGTAAAACGAGCAGAAAGTGGGCGGGTCGGAATCGATATATTCGGTGCTGGTGGAAGGTTTTACAAAGATAAACTGATTGTTGTAATACTCTTTGGCCAAGAGTTTGGTGGAAACCGAATTGAAAAAAGTTTCGGCAAGTTCGGGCTGTTTGTGGTTGACCAGTAGGGCGATGTATTCGGTTTTGGCTGCCGCCCATACTTCGTCGTTCAAAGCCGTGGCTGCATGTTCGCGGTTGAGCGACTCTACCGCTTCGCGCACGCGCTGGTCGTACATTTGGATGCGTTCGGCCACCAAATCTTGAATACCGCGCCAGTTGCGCTGCTCGAACAGTTCTTTGGCGCGGGCGGTAACTTCGCGGTAGAGCCGGTAGTGCTTGTTGAAGCCGGCCAGCATGGTTTCGGCCACCGCGCGCCCAAGGTTTTGGGTAAGTTGTCGGGACATTATTTTTCCTTTGTGTTGACGGCCGGCGTTGTTTCAGACGGCCTTTTTTGTTTATATGTTATCCGATGTAACCTTAGGGGGTTTTGTGCGGTTTGGCAAGTGAGGGTTGTGAAAAGCGGTGGGTTTAGAGAGATTTTTACGGAGCGTGTCGGGAAGTGGGGTTTCAAAATATTCGAGGCCGTCTGAAAATCATTCAGACGGCCTTCAATGTTTCGGTTTGGATGGTAAACGAGCGCATCAATCGCCGTTTTCGTGGTCTTTCAAAATCTTGCGGTACACAGGTTCGGGCAGATAGCGGCGAACCATGTCGCGCCAGCCTTCGGGGCCGACCAAGCCTTTGACCATGGTGGACGACACTTCGGCAAATTCGCGCGGCGGCATCAGAATCACGGTGGTGATGTCGGGTTGCAGGTCGCTGTTGATGTAGCGCATCGAGCGCTCGTATTCGTAATCTGAGGCGGTGCGGATGCCGCGGATCACAAAACGCGCACCGATGCTGTCGGCGTAATCGACCAAAAAGCGGTTGCCGAATACGGTAACTTTCACATTCGGAAATTCGCTCGTGATTGCTTCCAACATTTCGCGCCGTTCTTCAACGGTGTAGGTGCTGCGTTTTTCGGGGTTGACGCCGATGGCGATGATCAGTTCGTCAAACATGGCTTGGGCGCGGCTGATCATCCATAAATGGCCGTTGGTGGGCGGGTCGAAACTGCCGGCATACACCGCGCGGCGGATTGGGCGTGTAGTCATGTCGAAAAGATAGAAACAGGATGGAATGTACGGCTGGCAGGATAAAGCCTGATACCGTGAATGTCAAAGCCAAAGGCCGTCTGAAAAGTTTTCAGACGGCCTTTGGCTTTGAATCGGCTTCAATTAATCTTCGCCACCTAAAGACAGCAGAATGTTGAGCAGGCTGCTGAAAATGTTGTAGATGGAAATGAAGATGGTTAATGCCGCGCTGATGTGGCTGGTTTCGCCGCCGTCAATCACGGTACGAACCTGCCACATAATCATCAGCGAGCTGAAAATCACAAAACCGGCGGAAATGGTTAAGCCCAGCGCAGGAATTTGCAGGAACATATTGGCAACAACCGCCACCATCAGCACAACCGCACCCACCACCAAGAAGCGGCCGAGCGAATTCATGTCGGCTTTGGTACGGCGCGCCATCGCGGCCATGGTAAAGAACACGGCGGCGGTCATGGCGGCGGCAAGGCCGACGATTTTCGCACCGTTGCTGAAGCTCAGGCTGTATTGCAGCAGCGGGCTGATCAGCACGCCCATATCGAAAGTGAACACCATCAGCAGGGTAGCACCCACATTGCTGTAACGGTTCTTCTCAATCATGAAGCACATGCCGTAGAAAAAGGCCAGCACCACGCCGAACGCGATCCAGCGGTTGCCGAACATGGCGTATAAGTTGAAGCCCATTTGGCTGCTCAAAAATGCGCCCGCCGCGCAAGGAATGAAAGAAAGACCGAGCAGGCCGTAGGTTTTGCGCAGCACGGTATTTTTCTGCACCGCGCCGGCGGTTTGGGTGTAATCGTAAACGTCGTTTTGCATGGCGTTTGCTCCCTATTTGAGGAATGTGTGTAAAAAATGAATGAAAATCGATTTTAACAGCAAATCAAAGCTTTTTGCTGAAAATTATTACCGGCGGTTCGAATGCCGGTGCAAAAGTCTCAAATGTCAAACATGCGCCCACAAAAACAACACCCACAGCAAAATCGTGATGCTCCATTGCGGCAGCAGCTTGTCGAGCTGCGTGCAAGATTGGGCTTTTTTAAGAAAATACAAGTGGATGAATGATGCCGCCAGTAGAAAAGCATTCAGACGGCCTGCTGCCGCCGCGTTGAAATATTGCGGCAGCCAACCCCACCACATCAGCCCCGCCGCAGCCAGCAAAGCGGTGTGATACAGTTTGGCGCGGCGCAGCCCCAAGCGCACGGCGACGGTGGTTTTGCCTGCGGCCGCATCGCTGTCGATGTCGCGCATATTGTTGATGTTCAACACCATGGCACACCACAAACCGAGCGCGGTAGCAGGCAGCCACGACCAGGCATTCAGACGGCCTGTTTGCAGATATTCGCTACCCAATACGCCCACCCACCCGAAAAACACCATAACGGAAAGGTCGCCCAAACCGATATAGCCGTAAGGCTTTTTGCCTGCGGTATAGGAAAAAGCCGCTGTGATGGCTGCCGCACCCAGCAGCAGCCACAACATCCAATTGTGCAGCCCGCCCATGCCGATAGAGGGTAGGGCGGCTGCCAACAAAGCAAGGCCGCACAGGCAGCAGATCAGCGCCGACACGGTTAACCCGCGCTTCATGGCATTACGGCTGATGTTTCCTGAGCTGACCATACGTTTCGGCCCTTTGCGCAGGCATGAGTCGGCACCGTTGCAGGCATCGCCGTAATCGTTGGCGAAGTTGCTGAATATTTGCAGGGCGACGGCGGTAATCATACATAACACCAAAACCGGCGGATTGCTTTGCTGATTTAGGGCGGCAAGCACACCGCCGCATAATGCAGACGCAGCGGCCAGCGGCAAGGTACGAGGACGGGCGGCGGCGAGCCAGTGTTTGAAAGCCATGTGATGGTGGTAATGTGTTTGGGAATGTTAAAGGTGGGTATTATATGACGAGGCCGTCTGAATGATAACCGGATAGGGATGCAGCTCAGCGAAATGAGGCATTGTGGCAGATGGTTACGCGGCTGAATTTTCAGACGGCATTGATTTGATTAACTTAAAGAATATGGTGTGCAAGCGATTGAAGGGGCTGGAGGGTGATTCTGTAAAATCAATTCCGTGTGTTATCTAAACGGTTTGAGGCTTGCGGTCAATCTGGGAAATTGATTTTTTAGGTAGTTTTGGGCAGTGATTGAGCAGTATTGGTTTGTTTTTTAGTTTAAACAGGTAACAAAAAAGGACGCTGAAACAGCGTCCTTTGCTTCTGATCAGGCCGTCTGAAAACGGCTCGTGAGCAGGTTAGTCTTTTTTGTCTTTCACTTCTTCAAACTCGGCATCCACTACATCGTCGTTGCCTTTGGCACCGCTGTCGGCTTGTTGGCCGGCTGCCTCACCGTTGGCTTCAGCTTGCGCTTGTGCATAAACCATTTCACCCAGTTTTTGGCTGGCTGCACCCAATGCTTCGGCTTTAGCGTCGATGTCGGCTTTGTCGTCGCCTTTAACGGCTTCTTCTGCGGCTTTCAAAGCATCTTCGATTTTCGCTTTTTCGTCTGCATCCAGTTTGTCGCCGTATTCGCCCAATGATTTTTTCACTGAGTGAATCAGAGCTTCGGCTTGGTTGCGTGAAGATACGAGTTCGGTCAGTTTTTTATCCTCTTCGGCATTGGCTTCGGCGTCTTTTACCATGCGTTCGATTTCTTCCTCGCTCAAACCCGAAGAACCTTGGATGGTAATTTTCGCTTCTTTGCCGGTGCCTTTGTCTTTGGCAGACACATGCAGGATACCGTTGGCGTCAATATCGAAGGTTACTTCGATTTGCGGCATGCCGCGCGGTGCCGGTGCGATGTCGCCCAAGTTGAAGTTACCCAGCGATTTGTTGGCAGAAGCGCGCTCGCGTTCGCCTTGCAGCACATGGATGGTTACTGCGCTTTGGTTGTCTTCGGCAGTTGAGAACACTTGCGACGCTTTGGTCGGAATGGTGGTGTTTTTGTTGATGAGTTTGGTCATCACACCGCCCATGGTTTCGATACCGAGCGACAACGGGGTTACGTCGAGCAGCAATACGTCGCTGCGGCCGCCGCCCAATACTTCGCCTTGGATCGCTGCGCCCAAAGCCACGGCTTCGTCGGGGTTTACGTCTTTACGCGGTTCTTTGCCGAAGAAGGCTTTAACGGCTTCTTGCACTTTCGGCATACGGCTTTGACCGCCCACCAAAATCACGTCGTCGATGTCGCCCACGCTCAAGCCGGCATCTTTT
It encodes:
- the coaD gene encoding pantetheine-phosphate adenylyltransferase, producing MTTRPIRRAVYAGSFDPPTNGHLWMISRAQAMFDELIIAIGVNPEKRSTYTVEERREMLEAITSEFPNVKVTVFGNRFLVDYADSIGARFVIRGIRTASDYEYERSMRYINSDLQPDITTVILMPPREFAEVSSTMVKGLVGPEGWRDMVRRYLPEPVYRKILKDHENGD
- a CDS encoding NUDIX domain-containing protein; translated protein: MDSSRPLVKVVAGVVLDRQGRYLLSSRPEGKPYAGYWEFAGGKVEADETEFHALQREFEEELGIRIRSARPWLTKIHDYEHARVHLRFFRVEADEWSGEPESREGQAWSWQRAGDFDVSPMLPANGPLLAALAVPTELKGRLKTGFYGENSMGEYRVVPFELAEQQHKQVLIDEETLRRRGKMPQADSVWVVISQPQQWPLVQDADVVVWRVQNDDSAAALSAVLVDGVGMPLVVLADEERVKQCGRQWLERGAHAVLIDEETEWA
- a CDS encoding Bax inhibitor-1 family protein — translated: MQNDVYDYTQTAGAVQKNTVLRKTYGLLGLSFIPCAAGAFLSSQMGFNLYAMFGNRWIAFGVVLAFFYGMCFMIEKNRYSNVGATLLMVFTFDMGVLISPLLQYSLSFSNGAKIVGLAAAMTAAVFFTMAAMARRTKADMNSLGRFLVVGAVVLMVAVVANMFLQIPALGLTISAGFVIFSSLMIMWQVRTVIDGGETSHISAALTIFISIYNIFSSLLNILLSLGGED
- the aceK gene encoding bifunctional isocitrate dehydrogenase kinase/phosphatase — encoded protein: MSRQLTQNLGRAVAETMLAGFNKHYRLYREVTARAKELFEQRNWRGIQDLVAERIQMYDQRVREAVESLNREHAATALNDEVWAAAKTEYIALLVNHKQPELAETFFNSVSTKLLAKEYYNNQFIFVKPSTSTEYIDSDPPTFCSFYPSKQGLRGCLRDILHHFGWNVPFAHLGKDISNILRAARKHFQAEWPPQEMNLHVRVLHSPFYRNKAAYIFGQIINGGVRHPFALAVLHDESGRLKVDAALFEAQQIAVLFSFARAYFLVDMPVPSGYIHFLRDMLPMRSQGDLYTMVGLHKQGKNIWWREFAQHLEYSHDKFILAPGIKGLVMSVFTLPSFPYVFKVIKDTFGPNKDFDQEYVRQKYLLVKKHDRVGRMADTLEFANVALPKSRCDEEFLEEMRTLAPSQFEENDDWVIIKHVYVEYRLKPLNLFMQKAKPADKAAAVIDYGYALKELASANIFPGDMLYKNFGMTRFGRVIFYDYDEIEYMTDCNFRNIPPAPNPEYEMSGEVWYPVNKGDVFPEEFGPFLLGEPDVRQVFLQHHKDLLTAEFWQAKKDRLQQGQYDDFFPYPQSVRFTPEKTAAGLVDDADA
- the menA gene encoding 1,4-dihydroxy-2-naphthoate octaprenyltransferase, whose protein sequence is MAFKHWLAAARPRTLPLAAASALCGGVLAALNQQSNPPVLVLCMITAVALQIFSNFANDYGDACNGADSCLRKGPKRMVSSGNISRNAMKRGLTVSALICCLCGLALLAAALPSIGMGGLHNWMLWLLLGAAAITAAFSYTAGKKPYGYIGLGDLSVMVFFGWVGVLGSEYLQTGRLNAWSWLPATALGLWCAMVLNINNMRDIDSDAAAGKTTVAVRLGLRRAKLYHTALLAAAGLMWWGWLPQYFNAAAAGRLNAFLLAASFIHLYFLKKAQSCTQLDKLLPQWSITILLWVLFLWAHV